Proteins from a genomic interval of Anolis sagrei isolate rAnoSag1 chromosome 1, rAnoSag1.mat, whole genome shotgun sequence:
- the WASF1 gene encoding actin-binding protein WASF1 yields MPLVKRNIDPRYLCHTALPRGIKNELECVTNISLANIIRQLSSLSKYAEDIFGELFNEAHSFSFRVNSLQERVDRLSISVTQLDPKEEELSLQDITMRKAFRSSTTQDQQLFDRRTLPIPLQETYDTCEQPPPLNILTPYRDDGKEGLKFYTNPSYFFDLWKEKMLQDTEDKRKEKRKQKQKNLDRPHEPEKVPRAPHDRRREWQKLAQGQELAEDDASLLHKHIEIANGPASHFDTRPQAYVEHIDGPYSLSALPYSQMTELLSRAEERVLVRPHEPPPPPPMHGGGDVKPIPPCVSSTAGLTDNRPQSPATGRTPVFVSPTPPPPPPPLPSALSTSSLRSAMTSTPPPPVPPPPPPPTAALQPPAVPPPPAPLQIAPGVLHPAPPPIAPPLAQPSPPVTRVAQVCEAIPVPQGEIQGLPPPPPPPPLPPPGIRPSSPVTTLTHTPTSAVSGSHVPIMPPSPPSQVTPAPEPKRHPSTLPVISDARSVLLEAIRKGIQLRKVEEQREQEAKHERVENDVATILSRRIAVEYSDSEDDSEFDEVDWLE; encoded by the exons ATGCCGCTGGTAAAAAGGAACATAGATCCTAGGTATCTTTGTCATACAGCACTACCACGAGGCATCAAGAATGAACTGGAATGTGTTACTAATATTTCCTTGGCAAATATAATCAGACAACTAAGCAGCCTAA GTAAATATGCTGAAGATATCTTTGGTGAGCTTTTCAATGAGGCACACAGTTTTTCTTTCAGAGTGAACTCCTTACAAGAACGTGTAGACCGTTTATCTATTAGTGTTACACAGCTTGATCCAAAGGAAGAAGAAC TTTCATTGCAAGATATAACAATGAGAAAAGCTTTCCGAAGTTCTACAACCCAAGATCAGCAGCTCTTTGACCGCAGGACTCTGCCAATTCCTTTGCAAGAGACTTACGATACATGTGAACAGCCTCCTCCACTTAACATACTTACCCCTTACAG AGACGATGGAAAAGAAGGTTTAAAATTTTATACAAATCCTTCCTATTTCTTTGATCTGTGGAAAGAAAAGATGTTACAAGACACAGaagacaaaagaaaggaaaagagaaagcaaaag CAGAAGAATTTAGACCGTCCTCATGAACCGGAAAAAGTACCACGGGCTCCTCATGACAGACGGAGAGAGTGGCAGAAGTTAGCCCAAGGCCAAGAGCTTGCTGAGGATGACGCTAGTCTCTTACATAAGCACATTGAAATTGCTAATGGTCCTGCCTCACACTTTGATACAAG ACCCCAGGCATATGTGGAACACATCGATGGGCCCTATTCTCTTTCTGCATTGCCATACAGCCAGATGACTGAACTACTGAGCAGAGCAGAGGAACGTGTTTTAGTAAGACCACATGAGCCACCTCCACCCCCACCCATGCATGGAGGAGGAGATGTGAAACCCATTCCACCCTGTGTTAG ctCCACTGCAGGTTTGACTGACAATCGCCCCCAGTCACCTGCTACGGGCAGGACACCAGTATTTGTGAGTCCcactcctccaccacctcctccacccctCCCATCTGCTTTGTCCACTTCTTCATTAAGATCTGCAATGACCTCTACTCCTCCCCCTCCAgtgccaccacctccaccacctccaacaGCTGCTTTGCAACCTCCTGCTGTCCCTCCACCACCAGCTCCTCTCCAGATTGCTCCTGGAGTTCTTCATCCTGCTCCTCCACCCATTGCACCTCCTTTAGCACAGCCCTCTCCACCAGTCACTAGAGTTGCCCAAGTATGTGAAGCCATTCCAGTTCCACAGGGTGAAATTCAAGGACttccgcctccgcctcctcctcctccactgccaCCTCCAGGCATCCGGCCCTCATCACCAGTGACCACACTCACTCATACTCCCACATCTGCTGTCTCCGGCTCTCATGTTCCCATAATGCCTCCATCTCCACCATCACAAGTCACTCCTGCTCCTGAACCTAAACGCCACCCATCAACACTACCTGTCATCAGTGATGCAAGAAGCGTACTCCTTGAAGCAATACGGAAAG GTATTCAGTTACGTAAAGTTGAAGAGCAACGGGAACAAGAAGCTAAACACGAGCGTGTTGAGAATGATGTTGCTACTATATTGTCTCGTCGCATTGCTGTGGAATATAGCGATTCAGAAGATGATTCAGAGTTTGATGAGGTGGATTGGTTGGAGTAG